A section of the Campylobacter lanienae NCTC 13004 genome encodes:
- the hslV gene encoding ATP-dependent protease subunit HslV, translated as MFHATTILAYRGDDAAVIGGDGQVSFGSTILKGNAVKIRKLYGGKILAGFAGSTADAFNLFDMFERILDGVKGDLLKAVIEFSKEWRKDKVLRKLEAMMLVLNREHIFLLSGNGDVVEPEDGKIAAIGSGGNYALSAARALDKFGSLDSEELVKQSLKIAGEICIYTNTNIKTYKLTD; from the coding sequence ATGTTTCATGCGACAACGATATTGGCTTACAGGGGCGATGATGCCGCAGTTATAGGTGGTGATGGTCAAGTAAGCTTTGGTTCTACAATTTTAAAAGGCAATGCTGTTAAGATAAGAAAGCTATATGGCGGGAAAATTTTAGCCGGATTTGCTGGTTCTACTGCTGATGCGTTTAATCTTTTTGATATGTTTGAGAGAATTTTGGATGGGGTTAAGGGTGATCTGTTAAAAGCTGTTATTGAATTTAGCAAAGAGTGGCGAAAAGATAAGGTTTTAAGAAAACTTGAAGCTATGATGCTAGTATTAAATAGGGAGCATATATTTTTGCTTAGTGGTAATGGCGATGTAGTTGAGCCAGAAGATGGCAAGATAGCTGCTATCGGAAGTGGTGGAAACTACGCACTTTCAGCTGCTAGAGCATTGGATAAATTTGGCTCACTTGATAGTGAAGAGCTAGTAAAACAGAGCCTTAAAATAGCCGGAGAGATATGTATCTATACAAACACAAATATAAAAACTTATAAATTAACGGATTAG
- the hslU gene encoding HslU--HslV peptidase ATPase subunit, with the protein MNLTPKDIVKFLDDYVIGQNDAKKVIAIALRNRYRRMQLPSNIQDDIVPKNILMIGSTGVGKTEIARRLSKLFGLPFIKVEASKYTEVGFVGRDVESMIRDLAMAALNLVKQEHREKNSDKIEEYIEKRILEKLLPPLPNGATDEKKEQYEISYEKMKQKLRDGKLDDLTIEIEVDQSSFEAGANLPPDMAAMQESFIKVIGITNKKVKKELKVKDAKESLKNEASEKILDMDSIKSEALKRAQNEGIIFIDEIDKVAVSSSSSTRQDPSKEGVQRDLLPIVEGSDVTTKFGTIKTDHILFIAAGAFHISKPSDLIPELQGRFPLRVSLDSLDENALYEILTKPKNSLLNQYKALLSVEEVDLEFSDDALRQIAKLTQNTNQKVEDIGARRLHTVIEKLLEDISFDADNYKGQKFIVTKELVDEKLGEICQDEDRAKYIL; encoded by the coding sequence ATGAATTTAACACCAAAAGATATAGTAAAATTTTTAGATGATTATGTAATTGGTCAAAATGATGCTAAAAAGGTTATCGCTATTGCGCTTCGTAATCGCTATAGGCGTATGCAATTACCAAGCAATATCCAAGATGATATAGTGCCTAAAAATATCTTAATGATAGGCTCAACCGGTGTTGGCAAAACTGAGATCGCAAGACGCCTTTCAAAACTATTTGGGTTGCCTTTTATCAAAGTCGAAGCTAGTAAATATACAGAAGTTGGCTTTGTAGGTAGAGATGTAGAGTCGATGATAAGAGACTTAGCGATGGCGGCGCTAAATTTAGTCAAGCAAGAGCATAGAGAGAAAAATAGTGATAAAATAGAAGAGTATATAGAAAAGAGAATTCTAGAAAAGCTCCTTCCACCGCTACCAAATGGCGCAACTGATGAGAAAAAAGAGCAGTATGAAATCAGCTATGAGAAGATGAAACAAAAGCTAAGAGATGGCAAACTTGATGACCTTACAATCGAGATTGAAGTAGATCAATCGAGCTTTGAAGCTGGGGCGAATTTGCCACCTGATATGGCAGCTATGCAAGAGAGCTTTATCAAAGTTATAGGTATCACAAATAAAAAAGTAAAAAAAGAGCTAAAAGTAAAAGATGCCAAAGAGAGTCTAAAAAACGAAGCTAGTGAAAAAATCTTAGATATGGATAGTATCAAATCAGAAGCCCTAAAAAGAGCGCAAAATGAGGGAATTATATTTATCGATGAGATTGACAAAGTAGCTGTGAGTAGCTCAAGCTCAACACGCCAAGACCCTAGCAAAGAAGGAGTCCAAAGAGATCTATTGCCTATTGTAGAAGGTAGCGATGTAACAACCAAATTTGGCACTATAAAGACAGATCATATACTATTTATCGCTGCTGGGGCGTTTCATATCTCTAAGCCAAGCGATCTAATCCCTGAATTACAAGGTAGATTTCCACTTCGTGTAAGCTTAGATAGTTTGGATGAAAATGCCCTATATGAGATCTTAACCAAGCCTAAAAATTCACTTTTAAATCAATATAAAGCACTTTTAAGCGTAGAAGAAGTTGATCTTGAATTTAGCGATGATGCTCTTAGACAGATAGCCAAATTAACACAAAACACCAACCAAAAAGTCGAAGATATCGGCGCTAGAAGACTACACACGGTTATTGAGAAGCTACTTGAGGATATTAGCTTTGATGCTGATAATTATAAGGGGCAAAAATTTATAGTAACTAAAGAGTTAGTAGATGAAAAATTAGGTGAAATTTGTCAAGACGAAGATAGAGCAAAGTATATACTATGA
- the rplI gene encoding 50S ribosomal protein L9 gives MKVLLIKDVKGLGKAGEVKDVKDGYGNNFLIGKGYAKAATDAVLRQWEAAKRNEAQIKEYEISQNEKLKDELAGVKITIKTKLGANGSPFGSITKDEIAKALKEQKGYEIDKKSLECDNIKSLGEHEISVKLTHQIHAKFKIEIVGE, from the coding sequence ATGAAAGTACTACTAATAAAAGATGTCAAAGGTCTAGGCAAGGCCGGAGAGGTAAAAGATGTAAAAGATGGCTATGGCAATAATTTTTTAATAGGCAAAGGATATGCTAAGGCTGCCACAGACGCTGTTTTAAGGCAGTGGGAAGCCGCTAAGAGAAATGAAGCCCAAATTAAAGAATATGAGATTAGCCAAAATGAGAAGTTAAAAGATGAGTTAGCTGGGGTTAAAATCACTATAAAAACAAAATTAGGCGCCAATGGAAGCCCATTTGGTAGCATTACCAAAGATGAGATAGCAAAAGCATTAAAAGAGCAAAAAGGCTATGAAATAGACAAAAAATCCCTAGAATGTGATAATATCAAATCACTTGGTGAGCATGAAATTTCAGTAAAATTAACCCATCAAATTCACGCTAAATTTAAGATTGAAATAGTAGGTGAGTAA